A window of Reinekea marina contains these coding sequences:
- a CDS encoding DMT family transporter, producing MMIALNGKLMAFVSPIYASWIAHATGAIAALFIVQWVRYKRTAEATANLSKAPTWSFFGGIPGAFVVVLAVITVNSTLGFTGTLVLSITGQILFSLITDQWGWFGFAKRVLTARRLVSSLLIFFGSMLIVVAKGQL from the coding sequence ATGATGATCGCCTTAAATGGTAAATTAATGGCCTTTGTCTCACCCATTTACGCCTCATGGATTGCCCATGCCACGGGTGCAATTGCCGCACTGTTTATTGTTCAATGGGTAAGATACAAACGAACGGCGGAGGCAACGGCTAATTTATCGAAAGCGCCTACTTGGTCTTTCTTCGGGGGTATTCCAGGCGCCTTTGTAGTGGTATTAGCTGTGATTACAGTCAACAGCACGTTAGGTTTTACCGGAACACTAGTGCTGAGTATCACAGGGCAAATATTATTTAGCTTGATAACCGATCAATGGGGTTGGTTTGGCTTTGCGAAAAGAGTGCTTACAGCACGTCGGTTGGTATCGAGCTTACTCATTTTCTTTGGCAGCATGTTGATCGTTGTTGCGAAGGGGCAGTTATGA
- a CDS encoding VOC family protein → MKPRISMITLGVDDLQRAIKFYQHGLGFPRHGEGEDENVAFFNLQGTWLGLYGREALAEDAQVAFETSSFNSCSMSHNLASEADVDEVYQQAIDAGAQVVKAPQKVFWGGYSGYFKDPDGHLWEIAHNPFAWIGPKDTDS, encoded by the coding sequence ATGAAGCCACGCATCAGCATGATTACATTAGGGGTAGACGACCTTCAACGGGCCATAAAATTTTATCAGCATGGCCTTGGCTTTCCTCGCCACGGTGAAGGCGAAGATGAGAACGTTGCGTTTTTTAACTTACAGGGAACTTGGTTGGGTTTGTATGGTCGCGAAGCACTGGCCGAAGATGCTCAAGTAGCGTTTGAAACAAGCTCATTTAATTCATGTTCAATGTCTCACAACTTAGCGAGTGAAGCCGATGTGGACGAGGTTTATCAGCAAGCTATCGATGCGGGTGCACAGGTTGTTAAAGCCCCCCAGAAAGTTTTCTGGGGTGGCTATAGCGGATATTTCAAAGACCCTGATGGGCACTTGTGGGAAATTGCCCACAACCCCTTTGCTTGGATAGGGCCAAAAGATACCGATTCGTGA
- a CDS encoding peroxiredoxin-like family protein, translating to MIAECTVKCDSNLKRGATMLIPRQKTPNLKLPTLGGAEFDLSTASGDRGTLVVFYRGLHCPICAKYLKELDEQLPALAEHGITVVAVSSDNQERTQVMADKVGSSTLQFAYDLPLTVAKEWGLFISTSRGKTSLGIEEPALFSEPGLFLISPDQSLYFSSIQTMPFIRPNFAELVGALDFVIKNSYPARGEYRGDV from the coding sequence ATGATAGCAGAATGTACTGTAAAGTGTGATTCTAACTTAAAAAGAGGTGCCACTATGCTTATTCCACGTCAAAAAACGCCAAACCTTAAACTACCCACATTAGGGGGTGCTGAGTTTGATTTATCCACCGCCAGTGGCGATCGCGGTACCTTGGTGGTGTTTTACCGCGGTTTGCATTGCCCTATTTGCGCTAAATATTTGAAAGAGCTCGATGAACAATTACCCGCATTAGCTGAGCACGGAATTACAGTAGTGGCGGTTAGCAGTGATAATCAAGAGCGCACTCAAGTCATGGCCGATAAAGTTGGCTCAAGCACGTTACAATTTGCGTACGATTTACCGTTAACTGTCGCAAAAGAGTGGGGTTTGTTTATTTCTACGTCGCGTGGAAAAACATCGCTGGGTATAGAAGAGCCTGCGTTGTTTTCTGAGCCCGGTTTATTCTTAATAAGCCCAGATCAAAGCCTGTATTTTTCTTCGATACAAACCATGCCGTTTATACGACCAAACTTTGCCGAGCTGGTGGGTGCCTTGGATTTTGTCATTAAAAACAGCTACCCAGCACGAGGTGAATACCGAGGCGACGTTTAA
- a CDS encoding helix-turn-helix transcriptional regulator: protein MCIFDDGMYKKMPLDRLSTLFRQAHFSIANPPPNLSAPMLVLSEAQSGHIEIRYQRSAQNSNNDPLAIFIDFGGEQSALFQAIPDAIRMNLNPQHAAWAVAQTVLTELQTPRCGGPIMLERLVEVLMIYLLRDAIEFGAQQTGMLLGLADPQLKHALVAVHDSPDHPWTVDELAHQSGVSRTVFYKRFNEKVGCSPSHYLRQWRLTLARSQLLKGHRISQVAKSIGYQSNEGFSRAFHQHFGEWPSEVGE from the coding sequence ATGTGCATATTTGATGATGGAATGTACAAAAAGATGCCTCTTGATCGCCTAAGCACCTTATTCCGACAAGCTCACTTCAGCATCGCCAACCCACCCCCAAACTTATCAGCACCAATGTTGGTGCTCTCTGAGGCTCAGTCAGGACACATCGAGATTCGCTATCAGCGCAGCGCTCAAAATAGCAATAATGATCCTCTCGCTATATTCATAGATTTTGGCGGAGAGCAAAGTGCACTGTTTCAAGCCATTCCAGATGCAATTAGAATGAATTTGAATCCGCAACACGCAGCATGGGCGGTGGCACAAACGGTCTTAACCGAACTCCAAACACCTCGATGTGGCGGTCCTATTATGTTGGAACGGCTGGTCGAAGTTTTGATGATATATCTGCTTCGGGATGCCATAGAATTTGGGGCTCAACAGACGGGCATGTTATTAGGGCTGGCCGACCCTCAATTAAAACATGCATTAGTTGCTGTGCATGACTCCCCAGACCACCCTTGGACCGTAGATGAGTTGGCGCATCAAAGTGGAGTTTCTAGAACCGTTTTTTATAAACGTTTTAATGAAAAAGTAGGCTGCTCCCCTTCTCACTACCTCCGCCAATGGCGACTAACTTTAGCCAGAAGCCAACTGCTTAAAGGCCATCGAATTAGCCAAGTTGCAAAGTCAATTGGGTATCAATCTAACGAAGGATTCTCACGGGCGTTCCACCAGCATTTTGGGGAATGGCCGAGTGAGGTGGGGGAGTGA
- a CDS encoding aldo/keto reductase codes for MRIFTWWLVAIGRCSVTVTLIFRVYRCVMQRITLPNSSVSLSRLIYGAWRLADDSDTSIKNVRAKIDAVLAEGITTIDHADIYGNHECEKLFGLALAENKSLRDQMEIVTKCDICMNTDKFPERNVGFYDTSPEYIEKSVTESLRLLQTDVVDTLLLHRPDPFMDAEKTGRALDVLIDSGKVKTIGVSNFKPEDWRWLQKNMHHKLVLNQIEMNVLAKEPFRNGDVSALQNDDIKIMAWSPLAGGEIFGNSAAAQRVMPLLSRVAEAQNTRVDLVAIAWLLAHPANIMPVAGTNNISRINGLSEALNIKIDRHTWFEIWTASDGHPVP; via the coding sequence GTGCGAATTTTCACGTGGTGGTTGGTTGCTATTGGCCGCTGTAGCGTTACAGTTACCTTAATTTTTAGGGTTTATAGGTGTGTTATGCAAAGAATTACGTTGCCAAATTCTTCGGTGAGTCTAAGTCGCCTTATTTATGGCGCTTGGCGTTTGGCTGATGATTCGGATACCAGCATTAAGAACGTACGTGCAAAAATTGATGCCGTATTGGCGGAAGGCATCACTACAATTGATCATGCCGATATTTATGGTAATCACGAATGCGAAAAGCTATTTGGATTGGCGCTCGCAGAAAACAAGTCACTTAGAGATCAAATGGAGATAGTGACTAAATGCGATATCTGCATGAACACCGACAAATTTCCTGAACGCAATGTCGGGTTTTACGATACATCGCCAGAGTACATTGAAAAAAGTGTCACGGAATCTTTGCGGCTGTTGCAAACCGATGTTGTAGATACACTGCTTTTGCATCGCCCTGATCCTTTCATGGACGCAGAAAAAACTGGCCGAGCGTTAGATGTATTGATTGATTCAGGCAAGGTCAAAACTATTGGCGTTTCTAATTTTAAGCCTGAAGATTGGCGATGGCTGCAAAAAAATATGCACCATAAATTGGTGCTGAACCAAATCGAAATGAACGTTCTTGCCAAAGAGCCTTTCAGAAACGGTGATGTATCGGCGCTGCAAAACGACGATATAAAAATCATGGCATGGTCGCCATTAGCCGGCGGGGAAATATTTGGCAATAGTGCAGCGGCGCAGCGGGTAATGCCGTTGTTATCACGTGTTGCTGAAGCTCAAAACACGCGTGTAGATTTGGTCGCGATAGCTTGGTTGTTAGCACATCCAGCTAATATTATGCCGGTAGCAGGAACCAACAACATAAGCCGAATAAACGGCTTAAGCGAAGCGTTAAACATTAAGATAGACCGCCACACCTGGTTCGAAATCTGGACCGCTTCTGACGGTCACCCAGTGCCTTAA
- the arfB gene encoding alternative ribosome rescue aminoacyl-tRNA hydrolase ArfB, whose product MLYISNNVSLSSDEIELNAIRAQGAGGQNVNKVSSAIHLRFNIHSSSLPYFYKERLLALKDSRITADGIVIIKAQQHRTQEKNRTDALERLKTLILEATVVQKTRRPTKPSRNSQKRRMDKKTKHSRTKALRGRVKDG is encoded by the coding sequence TTGTTGTATATCTCGAATAACGTCAGCCTCAGCAGCGACGAAATAGAGCTTAACGCCATCCGCGCTCAAGGCGCCGGCGGACAAAATGTCAACAAAGTCTCATCTGCAATTCACCTGCGCTTCAATATACACTCATCTTCACTGCCCTACTTCTACAAAGAACGTCTACTTGCCTTAAAAGACAGCCGCATCACAGCCGATGGCATCGTCATCATCAAGGCCCAACAACACCGAACCCAAGAAAAAAACAGAACAGACGCGCTAGAGCGCCTAAAAACCCTCATTTTAGAAGCCACCGTAGTTCAGAAAACACGAAGGCCCACCAAACCTAGCCGTAACTCGCAAAAGCGCCGAATGGATAAGAAAACCAAACACAGTCGGACAAAGGCTTTGAGAGGCAGGGTTAAGGACGGGTAA
- a CDS encoding exopolyphosphatase, whose translation MAEQKYRLVTRSDFDGLVCAAILKELDMIDDILFVHPKDMQDGKIEITSNDITTNLPFVEGAYLAFDHHLSETIRNEKRANHIIDPTAPSAARVVYDYYGGKENIGHISDELMIAVDKGDSANFTKDEILDPRGWDLMNFLMDARTGLGRFREFTISNYQLMMKLIDECRRNPIEEILKMPDVHERVELYMEHQTKANEQIMRCATVHKNLVVLDLQNEDPIWATNRFIIYALFPQCNISIHRMWGLKQQNTVFAIGKSILDKSSKTNVGELCLSYNGGGHHAAGTCQVSNEEADDVLAILIDKITRDG comes from the coding sequence ATGGCAGAACAAAAATATAGATTGGTCACTCGGAGTGATTTTGATGGCTTGGTTTGTGCCGCCATTTTAAAAGAACTCGATATGATCGACGATATCTTATTCGTGCACCCTAAAGACATGCAAGATGGCAAAATTGAGATCACATCGAATGACATAACCACCAATCTGCCATTTGTAGAAGGCGCCTATCTAGCCTTTGACCATCATTTAAGTGAAACCATTCGTAATGAAAAAAGAGCAAACCACATAATTGACCCTACCGCTCCTTCAGCGGCGAGGGTTGTATACGATTATTATGGTGGCAAAGAAAACATAGGTCACATTTCAGATGAGCTTATGATCGCGGTGGATAAAGGCGATTCAGCAAACTTTACCAAAGATGAAATTCTAGACCCTCGTGGCTGGGATTTAATGAACTTCTTAATGGATGCACGAACCGGTCTTGGCCGCTTTAGAGAATTCACCATTTCTAATTATCAATTAATGATGAAACTTATTGATGAGTGTCGTCGCAATCCCATAGAAGAAATTTTAAAAATGCCCGATGTTCATGAGCGCGTCGAGCTTTATATGGAACACCAAACCAAAGCGAACGAACAAATAATGCGCTGTGCCACAGTTCATAAAAACTTGGTCGTGCTAGACTTGCAAAATGAAGACCCCATTTGGGCAACCAATCGTTTCATTATTTATGCCTTGTTCCCACAATGTAATATTTCTATTCATAGAATGTGGGGCCTAAAGCAACAGAACACGGTATTTGCCATCGGCAAATCGATTCTTGATAAGTCTTCAAAAACCAATGTCGGTGAACTTTGTTTATCTTATAACGGTGGCGGCCATCATGCTGCAGGAACCTGCCAAGTGAGCAATGAAGAAGCGGATGATGTTTTAGCGATTCTGATTGATAAAATCACGCGAGACGGTTAA
- a CDS encoding GNAT family N-acetyltransferase, protein MIRQATNTDFPELADIYHDASLLAHPFIDPEFIAKDRHRVRDEYLPLNQSYVYEKHRQILGFISLTQSHINGLFVSVDEQRKGIGSDLIEHAKERHEQLELYCFADNYKAQRFYFSQGFEVTGEQKNAHLPFDEYIMRWEKAAA, encoded by the coding sequence ATGATTCGGCAGGCCACCAATACCGACTTTCCTGAGTTAGCCGACATATATCACGATGCAAGCTTGCTGGCTCACCCCTTCATAGACCCTGAATTTATTGCGAAAGATCGGCACCGAGTTCGAGATGAATACCTTCCATTGAATCAGTCTTATGTCTATGAAAAACATAGACAAATTCTTGGATTTATCTCACTGACACAAAGCCACATCAATGGATTGTTTGTTTCCGTAGATGAACAACGCAAAGGAATTGGTTCTGATTTAATTGAACACGCTAAAGAACGACATGAGCAGTTAGAATTATATTGCTTTGCCGACAATTACAAAGCGCAACGCTTTTACTTTTCTCAAGGCTTCGAAGTTACAGGAGAACAAAAAAATGCGCACTTGCCATTTGATGAGTACATCATGCGTTGGGAAAAAGCCGCGGCTTAA
- a CDS encoding carboxypeptidase M32, with protein MSYASLEKTFYRLAQLDHAGAMLGWDQQVMMPSGGNDARGRALAELSVLTTEILQNPALADDFARAEQEQTKLNTWQLANLKQMKKEWQHATAMPKALVEAISIATNECEYAWRTMRADNNWADFEPMLQKVFDLTKEKAQALNSALGAENGYANDYEAMLDIFDPGTKMSRIDPVFAELKETIPGLLQQITEKQNAASPIIQPSAPVAKSKQIELAKALMGALGFDFNQGRLDEAAHPFSGGVSDDSRITSRYDENNVIEGIMGVIHETGHSRYETGLPKDWRYQPVGQAMGMGVHESQSLFFEMQMGRSAPFISAIAPLVQQYAGNDPAYSAENMRKMYTHVEPGLIRVNADEVTYPLHVILRYELERDIILGSASVKDIPDRWNDAMSRYLGLDTRGDYKNGPMQDVHWPGGAVGYFPSYTLGAMNAAQLHDAMLKQIPNAADLIASFELAPIFDWLGKNIWSQGSLNSYDELMINATGEPLNSSYFIDHIKNRYLG; from the coding sequence ATGAGTTACGCCTCACTAGAAAAAACCTTTTATAGGCTTGCACAATTAGATCACGCGGGCGCTATGTTAGGTTGGGACCAGCAAGTCATGATGCCCAGTGGTGGTAACGATGCACGAGGCCGAGCATTAGCTGAGCTTAGCGTATTAACGACTGAGATATTGCAAAACCCGGCATTGGCCGATGACTTCGCGCGTGCAGAACAGGAACAGACAAAATTAAATACTTGGCAACTAGCTAACTTAAAACAAATGAAAAAAGAATGGCAGCACGCCACTGCCATGCCCAAAGCTTTGGTAGAAGCCATCTCGATCGCGACAAATGAATGTGAATACGCGTGGCGAACGATGCGAGCAGACAACAACTGGGCCGACTTTGAGCCCATGTTGCAAAAAGTGTTCGACTTAACCAAAGAGAAAGCACAAGCACTTAACAGTGCTTTGGGTGCAGAAAATGGTTATGCGAATGACTACGAAGCCATGCTCGATATATTTGATCCGGGCACAAAAATGAGCCGGATTGATCCAGTTTTTGCTGAATTAAAAGAAACCATTCCAGGTTTATTGCAACAGATTACGGAAAAGCAAAACGCGGCTTCACCGATAATTCAGCCTTCGGCACCGGTGGCTAAGTCTAAACAAATCGAACTGGCGAAAGCGTTAATGGGCGCGCTAGGGTTTGACTTTAACCAAGGCCGTTTAGACGAAGCCGCACACCCGTTTAGTGGTGGCGTGAGTGACGACAGCCGAATCACGTCACGTTACGATGAAAACAACGTTATTGAAGGCATTATGGGTGTTATCCATGAGACGGGGCACTCACGCTACGAAACGGGTTTGCCGAAAGACTGGCGTTACCAGCCCGTAGGTCAAGCCATGGGTATGGGCGTACACGAAAGCCAAAGTTTGTTTTTTGAAATGCAAATGGGTCGTTCGGCGCCGTTTATTAGTGCCATCGCGCCATTAGTGCAACAATACGCGGGTAACGACCCAGCCTACAGCGCGGAGAATATGCGTAAAATGTATACGCACGTTGAACCGGGGTTAATTCGAGTCAATGCCGATGAAGTAACTTATCCATTACACGTTATTCTTCGCTATGAATTAGAGCGTGATATTATTTTAGGTTCAGCCAGTGTCAAAGACATTCCTGATCGCTGGAATGACGCGATGAGTCGATACTTAGGGCTAGATACGCGCGGTGATTATAAGAATGGTCCTATGCAAGATGTGCATTGGCCAGGTGGCGCGGTGGGTTATTTCCCTTCTTATACATTAGGGGCCATGAATGCGGCTCAATTGCATGATGCCATGTTAAAGCAAATCCCTAATGCGGCCGATTTAATTGCGTCGTTTGAGCTTGCACCGATATTTGATTGGTTAGGGAAAAATATTTGGAGCCAGGGCAGCTTGAACAGTTACGATGAGTTAATGATTAATGCGACGGGTGAACCACTTAACTCGAGTTACTTTATTGATCATATTAAGAATCGTTATTTAGGCTAA